The genomic window TTTCGTGCACCTACTGCCGGAAGGCGCGCTGCCGCAGACCGGTGCGGTGCTCGGTTCCAACGCCGTCACTTTGCAGGTGGCGGTGGATGCCGCCGCGGGCCTGCTCGTGGTGATCGGCGCGATCGACAACTTGACCAAGGGCACCGCGGGCGCCGCGGTGCAATCCATGAACCTGGCCGTCGGATTCGACGAGACCGCAGGACTTTCCACCGTAGGAGTGGCACCGTGACGACATCCGCCGCGACATCGAGCGACACCGGCAAGCTGGTGCGGAACCAGGGCGTCACCGGCCCGCTCGGCTTCCGTGCCGCTGGCATCGCCGCGGGCATCAAGGCCAGCGGAAAGCCGGACCTGGCACTGGTTTTCAACGAGGGCCCGGAGTACGCGGCGGCGGGCGTATTCACCCGCAACAAGGTGAAGGCCGCCCCCGTGCTGTGGTCGCAGCAGGTGCTGACCGGCGGACGGCTGCGCGCGGTGATCCTCAATTCCGGTGGTGCGAACGCGTGCACCGGGCCAGGTGGTTTCCAGGACACGCACAAGACCGCCGAAGAACTCGCTGCCGCACTGAGTAATTGGGGTTCGGAGACCGGTGCCGGTGAGATCGCCGTCTGCTCAACGGGTTTGATCGGCGACCGGCTGCCGATGGACAAGCTGGTCCCCGCGATCACCGAGATCGTGCACGAGATGGGCGGCGGCCTGTCCGGCGGACTGGACGCGGCCCACGCCATCATGACCACCGACACGGTGCCCAAGGAAGCGGCATTCCACCACCGCGACAAGTGGAACGTCGGCGGCATGGCCAAAGGCGCGGGCATGCTCGCCCCGTCGCTGGCCACCATGCTGGTGGTACTCACCACCGATGCCGCTGCCACCGCAGACCAACTGGATCAGGCGCTGCGCAACGCAACGAAGCGCACCTTCGACCGCCTCGACGTCGACGGCTCCTGTTCCACCAATGACACCGTGCTGCTGCTCGCCAACGGCGCCAGCGAGGTCACCCCGAGCCAGTCCGAGCTGGATGCCGCCGTTCTCGCGGTCTGCGACGACCTGGCCGCCCAGCTGATGGCCGACGCCGAGGGCGTCACCAAGCGGGTACTGGTCACCGTCGCGGGCGCGGTCAGCGAAGACGAGGCGGTGGCCGCCGCGCGCACCGTCGCCCGCGACAGTCTGGTCAAGACAGCACTTTTCGGTTCCGACCCGAACTGGGGTCGGGTGCTGGCCGCGGTCGGCATGGCACCGGTCACCCTGGATCCGAATCGGATCTCGGTGTCGTTCAACGGAAACCCGGTGTGTGTCGACGGCGTCGGTGCACCGGGCGCCCGGGACGTCGACCTGTCCGGCGCCGACATCGAGGTGCT from Nocardia iowensis includes these protein-coding regions:
- the argJ gene encoding bifunctional glutamate N-acetyltransferase/amino-acid acetyltransferase ArgJ; this translates as MTTSAATSSDTGKLVRNQGVTGPLGFRAAGIAAGIKASGKPDLALVFNEGPEYAAAGVFTRNKVKAAPVLWSQQVLTGGRLRAVILNSGGANACTGPGGFQDTHKTAEELAAALSNWGSETGAGEIAVCSTGLIGDRLPMDKLVPAITEIVHEMGGGLSGGLDAAHAIMTTDTVPKEAAFHHRDKWNVGGMAKGAGMLAPSLATMLVVLTTDAAATADQLDQALRNATKRTFDRLDVDGSCSTNDTVLLLANGASEVTPSQSELDAAVLAVCDDLAAQLMADAEGVTKRVLVTVAGAVSEDEAVAAARTVARDSLVKTALFGSDPNWGRVLAAVGMAPVTLDPNRISVSFNGNPVCVDGVGAPGARDVDLSGADIEVLIDLNVGDAAATIRTTDLSHGYVEENSAYSS